Proteins found in one Lysinibacillus fusiformis genomic segment:
- a CDS encoding acetoin utilization AcuB family protein, whose amino-acid sequence MIVEEIMNDEPYTLAPTNTVHEALKLMREKKVRHLPVVDDERHVLGVITERDIKEVLPSSLQDEPNSPVFNAKVEEIMVKDPLIGHPLDFVEEVALTFYESKVGCLPIVSGGKLVGIVTTTDLLYTYIELTGATEPGSKIEIRVSDTPGVLFEITKIFHQHHANVQSVLVYPDSENTQNKILSVRVKTLNPLAMIEDLRKEGFDVLWPNLPGVSL is encoded by the coding sequence ATGATTGTAGAAGAAATTATGAATGATGAGCCTTACACATTAGCTCCTACCAATACAGTGCATGAGGCTCTGAAGTTAATGCGTGAAAAAAAGGTTCGTCATTTACCAGTTGTAGATGACGAACGCCACGTTTTAGGTGTAATTACTGAACGAGATATTAAAGAGGTCTTGCCTTCATCTTTACAGGATGAACCAAACTCTCCTGTTTTTAATGCAAAAGTAGAGGAAATTATGGTGAAAGACCCTCTTATAGGTCATCCACTAGATTTTGTTGAAGAGGTAGCACTTACGTTTTATGAGTCAAAAGTAGGCTGTTTACCTATTGTCTCTGGCGGAAAATTGGTAGGCATTGTTACGACAACAGATTTACTCTATACCTATATAGAGCTGACTGGTGCTACAGAGCCTGGGTCCAAAATCGAAATTCGAGTATCAGATACACCGGGAGTTTTATTTGAAATCACGAAAATATTTCACCAACATCATGCCAATGTCCAAAGCGTCTTAGTTTATCCTGACTCTGAAAATACACAAAACAAAATTTTAAGTGTCCGAGTAAAAACACTAAATCCTTTAGCAATGATTGAAGATCTACGTAAAGAGGGCTTCGATGTCCTATGGCCTAATTTACCAGGTGTTTCGCTATAA
- the ccpA gene encoding catabolite control protein A, whose translation MTVTIYDVAREANVSMATVSRVVNGNQNVKPATRKKVLEVIERLEYRPNAVARGLASKKTTTVGVIIPDIANNVYAELARGVEDIATMYRYNIILANSDQHEDKELQLLDTMLGKQVDGIVMMSDEVTEKMQQTMDHSPVPIVLAGSVDESQTIATVNIDYFQAAYEAISLLIQNGHTRIGFVTGPLSYTINGKFKLAAYKKALQDAGLPIDEALIAAEESSYDMGLEAWEILSALEQPPTAYFAGSDELAIGLIHGAQDAGKNVPEDIEVISFENSKLARMVRPQLTSVALPLYDIGAVAMRLLTKLMSKEAVEDEAVILPHRIEHRQSVKSK comes from the coding sequence ATGACTGTTACAATTTATGATGTTGCAAGAGAAGCAAATGTTTCCATGGCAACGGTCTCTCGTGTAGTCAATGGTAATCAAAACGTAAAACCAGCAACACGAAAAAAAGTACTAGAAGTAATTGAACGATTAGAATACCGTCCAAACGCAGTAGCGCGAGGTTTAGCAAGTAAGAAAACAACAACAGTTGGCGTGATTATCCCAGATATTGCAAACAATGTTTATGCGGAGCTGGCTCGTGGTGTAGAGGATATTGCCACAATGTATCGTTATAATATTATTTTAGCCAACTCAGATCAACATGAAGATAAAGAGTTACAGCTACTGGATACAATGCTTGGAAAACAGGTTGATGGTATTGTCATGATGAGTGATGAGGTCACAGAAAAAATGCAGCAAACGATGGATCATTCGCCAGTACCGATTGTGCTTGCAGGCTCTGTGGATGAATCCCAAACAATTGCAACTGTGAATATCGATTATTTCCAGGCAGCTTATGAAGCAATTTCTTTACTTATTCAAAATGGACATACACGGATTGGTTTCGTTACTGGCCCACTTTCGTATACAATTAACGGAAAATTCAAGCTAGCAGCCTATAAGAAAGCATTGCAGGATGCTGGTTTACCAATAGATGAAGCATTAATTGCCGCAGAAGAGTCCAGTTATGATATGGGCTTAGAGGCTTGGGAGATTTTATCTGCACTTGAACAGCCACCAACAGCTTATTTTGCAGGTAGTGACGAGTTGGCCATCGGTTTAATTCATGGCGCACAAGACGCTGGCAAAAATGTTCCAGAGGATATTGAAGTTATCAGCTTTGAGAACTCAAAGCTAGCGCGAATGGTTCGCCCACAGCTAACAAGTGTCGCACTACCGCTTTACGATATTGGTGCTGTTGCTATGCGCCTGCTGACAAAGTTAATGAGCAAGGAAGCAGTCGAGGATGAGGCGGTAATTTTACCACACCGTATTGAGCATCGACAATCTGTCAAAAGTAAATAA
- a CDS encoding acetoin utilization protein AcuC translates to MKKAVFVYSPEQLGYKFSDTHPFNHKRLTLTMDLLKNINALDDVDIVPARVATEEELLLAHDPKYIDIVKKAGHGELSEAQCESYGIGTEDTPIFENMHEASAQLVGGTLTAVDYVMEGKAEHALNLGGGLHHGFRGRASGFCIYNDSTVAIRYLQEKYNARVLYVDTDAHHGDGVQWSFYEDPNVCTLSIHETGRYLFPGTGNITERGNGQGYGTSFNFPMDAFTEDESFLEIYEQSMREIFEFFKPDVVLTQNGADAHYFDPLTHLHGTMNIYREIPKLAHQLAHEYCDGRWIAVGGGGYDIWRVVPRAWSMLWLEMTEQALPTGPLPQAWLDRWQPEAPVPFIPTWEDPIPLYEHIPRKAEIEEKNAQMLAKSLHIIRNEKRD, encoded by the coding sequence ATGAAAAAGGCCGTATTCGTATACTCGCCGGAACAACTCGGATATAAATTTTCAGATACACACCCTTTCAATCATAAACGCTTAACGCTAACTATGGATTTACTAAAAAATATTAATGCTCTCGATGATGTAGATATTGTGCCAGCACGTGTTGCAACGGAAGAAGAATTGTTGCTTGCACATGATCCAAAATATATAGACATCGTGAAAAAAGCAGGACATGGTGAATTATCAGAAGCTCAATGTGAAAGTTATGGTATTGGCACTGAAGATACCCCCATTTTTGAAAATATGCATGAAGCAAGTGCACAGCTAGTTGGTGGAACTTTAACGGCTGTTGATTATGTAATGGAAGGGAAAGCCGAACACGCCCTTAACCTTGGCGGTGGACTCCATCATGGTTTCCGTGGTCGTGCGTCCGGTTTTTGTATTTACAACGATAGCACGGTTGCTATTCGTTACTTGCAGGAAAAGTACAATGCTCGTGTACTTTATGTAGATACAGATGCTCATCATGGAGACGGTGTCCAATGGAGCTTTTATGAGGATCCTAATGTTTGTACACTGTCCATTCATGAAACAGGTCGTTATCTATTCCCTGGAACAGGAAATATTACCGAGCGTGGTAATGGCCAAGGCTATGGAACCTCGTTTAATTTTCCAATGGATGCTTTTACAGAGGATGAAAGCTTTCTAGAAATCTATGAACAGTCCATGCGAGAGATTTTTGAATTTTTCAAGCCAGATGTAGTATTAACGCAAAATGGTGCAGATGCCCATTACTTTGATCCATTAACACATTTACATGGAACCATGAATATTTATCGCGAAATTCCTAAGCTAGCTCATCAATTAGCACATGAGTATTGTGATGGTAGATGGATTGCTGTTGGTGGCGGTGGCTATGATATTTGGCGAGTGGTGCCTCGTGCCTGGTCCATGTTATGGTTGGAAATGACTGAACAAGCGTTACCAACAGGACCACTCCCTCAAGCATGGCTTGATCGCTGGCAACCAGAAGCACCTGTTCCTTTTATTCCAACATGGGAGGACCCAATTCCTTTATATGAGCACATTCCTCGTAAAGCGGAAATAGAGGAAAAGAATGCTCAAATGTTAGCAAAGTCGCTACATATTATTCGGAATGAAAAACGAGATTAA
- a CDS encoding bifunctional 3-deoxy-7-phosphoheptulonate synthase/chorismate mutase, producing MSQKDLESLRSQIDGLNLEILRLINERAAVVDEIGKIKEKQGVNRYDPLRERHMLDLIKEHNQGPLNQMTVDYIFKQIFKTALKQLEADKKKELLVSRKKKSEDTIININGELIGQGKPSFVFGPCAVESYEQVAAVAASIKAKGEKLIRGGAYKPRTSPYDFQGLGLEGLKILKRVSEEYGLGVITEIVTPGHLEEALDYIDVIQIGARNMQNFELLKAAGATNKPVLLKRGLAATIDEFIHAAEYIMSKGNENIILCERGIRTYEKATRNTLDISAVPVLKQETHLPVFVDVTHSTGRRDLLLPCAKAAIAIGADGVMAEVHPDPSVALSDSQQQMDIPTFDAFYETLQKFMKNHEIHA from the coding sequence ATGAGCCAAAAAGATTTAGAAAGCTTACGTAGTCAAATAGACGGTTTAAACTTAGAAATTCTTCGTCTAATTAACGAACGTGCAGCTGTAGTTGATGAAATCGGTAAAATTAAAGAAAAACAAGGTGTGAATCGCTATGATCCACTGCGTGAAAGACACATGCTTGATCTTATTAAAGAACACAATCAAGGTCCATTAAACCAAATGACGGTTGATTATATATTTAAGCAAATCTTTAAAACAGCTTTAAAACAACTTGAAGCTGATAAGAAGAAAGAGTTGCTTGTATCTCGTAAGAAGAAATCAGAAGATACAATTATTAATATCAATGGTGAATTAATTGGACAAGGAAAACCATCTTTCGTATTCGGTCCTTGTGCGGTTGAGTCGTATGAGCAGGTAGCAGCTGTTGCCGCTTCTATTAAAGCAAAAGGTGAAAAGTTAATTCGTGGTGGTGCTTATAAACCACGTACTTCTCCATATGACTTCCAAGGTCTTGGGTTAGAAGGTCTGAAAATTTTAAAACGTGTGTCAGAGGAATATGGTTTAGGTGTTATTACTGAAATCGTGACACCAGGTCATTTAGAGGAAGCATTAGATTATATTGATGTTATCCAAATCGGTGCACGTAATATGCAAAACTTTGAATTATTAAAAGCAGCAGGTGCAACAAATAAACCTGTCCTATTAAAACGAGGTTTAGCTGCAACAATTGATGAGTTTATTCATGCGGCAGAGTACATTATGTCTAAAGGAAATGAAAACATTATCCTTTGCGAACGTGGTATTCGTACTTATGAAAAAGCAACTCGTAATACATTAGATATTTCAGCCGTACCAGTTTTAAAACAAGAAACGCATTTACCAGTATTCGTAGATGTTACACATTCAACAGGGCGTCGTGATTTATTATTACCATGTGCGAAAGCAGCTATTGCAATCGGTGCTGATGGCGTCATGGCAGAAGTACATCCAGATCCATCTGTTGCATTGTCTGACTCACAACAACAAATGGATATCCCAACATTTGACGCATTCTATGAAACACTACAAAAATTCATGAAAAATCATGAAATTCATGCGTAA